TCATCTCGAAGCAGGCTTCCCGCTTAGATGCTTTCAGCGGTTATCCTTTCCGAACGTAGCCAACCAGCCATGCCCTTGGCAGGACAACTGGCACACCAGAGGTTCGTCCGTCCCGGTCCTCTCGTACTAGGGACAGCCCTTCTCAATATTCCTACGCGCACAGAGGATAGGGACCGAACTGTCTCACGACGTTCTAAACCCAGCTCGCGTACCGCTTTAATGGGCGAACAGCCCAACCCTTGGGACCGACTCCAGCCCCAGGATGCGACGAGCCGACATCGAGGTGCCAAACCATCCCGTCGATATGGACTCTTGGGGAAGATCAGCCTGTTATCCCCGGGGTACCTTTTATCCGTTGAGCGACAGCGCTTCCACAAGCCACTGCCGGATCACTAGTCCCGACTTTCGTCCCTGCTCGACCCGTCGGTCTCACAGTCAAGCTCCCTTGTGCACTTACACTCAACACCTGATTGCCAACCAGGCTGAGGGAACCTTTGGGCGCCTCCGTTACTCTTTAGGAGGCAACCGCCCCAGTTAAACTACCCATCAGACACTGTCCCTGATCCGGATCACGGACCTAGGTTAGACATCCAGCACGACCAGAGTGGTATTTCAACGGCGACTCCACCATGACTGGCGTCACAGCTTCACAGTCTCCCACCTATCCTACACAAGCCGAACCGAACACCAATATCAAACTGTAGTAAAGGTCCCGGGGTCTTTCCGTCCTTCTGCGCGAAACGAGCATCTTTACTCGTAGTGCAATTTCACCGGGCCTATGGTTGAGACAGTCGAGAAGTCGTTACGCCATTCGTGCAGGTCGGAACTTACCCGACAAGGAATTTCGCTACCTTAGGATGGTTATAGTTACCACCGCCGTTTACTGGCGCTTAAGTTCTCAGCTTCGCAACCCCGAAAGATCACTAACCGGTCCCCTTAACGTTCCAGCACCGGGCAGGCGTCAGTCCGTATACATCGCCTTACGGCTTCGCACGGACCTGTGTTTTTAGTAAACAGTCGCTTCTCGCTGGTCTCTGCGGCCACCCCCAGCTCAAGCAGCAAGTGCTATCACTAGTGATGGCCCCCCTTCTCCCGAAGTTACGGGGGCATTTTGCCGAGTTCCTTAACCATAGTTCACCCGAACGCCTCGGTATTCTCTACCTGACCACCTGAGTCGGTTTAGGGTACGGGCCGCCATGAAACTCGCTAGAGGCTTTTCTCGACAGCATAGGATCATCCACTTCACCACAATCGGCTCGGCATCAGGTCTCAGCCTTAATGTGTGACGGATTTGCCTATCACACGGCCTACACCCTTACCCCGGGAACTACCACCGCCCGGGTTGGACTACCTTCCTGCGTCACCCCATCGCTTACCTAGTACAGATCCGGGTCACCGGCTCCACCACTTTCCTTTCCCCGAAGGGTCCGGAACGGCTTCACGGGCTTAGCATCGTCTGATTCAGTATTGGGCGTTTCAAAGCGGGTACCGGAATATCAACCGGTTGTCCATCGACTACGCCTGTCGGCCTCGCCTTAGGTCCCGACTTACCCTGGGCAGATCAGCTTGACCCAGGAACCCTTAGTCAATCGGCGCACACGTTTCTCACGTGTGTATCGCTACTCATGCCTGCATTCTCACTCGTGAACCGTCCACAACTCGCTTCCGCGGCTGCTTCACCCGGCACACGACGCTCCCCTACCCATCCCAGCCCCCGTTGGGGGTATGTGCTGGAATGACACGACTTCGGCGGTACGCTTGAGCCCCGCTACATTGTCGGCGCGGAATCACTTGACCAGTGAGCTATTACGCACTCTTTCAAGGGTGGCTGCTTCTAAGCCAACCTCCTGGTTGTCTCTGCGACTCCACATCCTTTCCCACTTAGCGTACGCTTAGGGGCCTTAGTCGATGCTCTGGGCTGTTTCCCTCTCGACCATGGAGCTTATCCCCCACAGTCTCACTGCCGTGCTCTCACTTACCGGCATTCGGAGTTTGGCTAAGGTCAGTAACCCGGTAGGGCCCATCGCCTATCCAGTGCTCTACCTCCGGCAAGAAACACACGACGCTGCACCTAAATGCATTTCGGGGAGAACCAGCTATCACGGAGTTTGATTGGCCTTTCACCCCTAACCACAGGTCATCCCCCAGGTTTTCAACCCTGGTGGGTTCGGTCCTCCACGAAGTCTTACCTCCGCTTCAACCTGCCCATGGCTAGATCACTCCGCTTCGGGTCTAGAGCGTGCAACTCAATCGCCCTATTCGGACTCGCTTTCGCTACGGCTTCCCCACACGGGTTAACCTCGCTACACACCGCTAACTCGCAGGCTCATTCTTCAAAAGGCACGCAGTCACGACTGCCATTCCGAAGAATGACAGCGACGCTCCCACGGCTTGTAGGCACACGGTTTCAGGTACTATTTCACTCCGCTCCCGCGGTACTTTTCACCATTCCCTCACGGTACTATCCGCTATCGGTCATCAGGGAATATTTAGGCTTAACGGGTGGTCCCGCCAGATTCACACGGGATTTCTCGGGCCCCGTGCTACTTGGGTGTCTCTCAAACGAGCCGTTGATGTTTCAGCTACGGGGGTCTTACCCTCTACGCCGGACCTTTCGCATGTCCTTCGCCTACACCAACGGTTTCTGACTCGTCTCACGTCCGGCAGAACGTGAAAGAGAGATCCCACAACCCCGCATGCGCAACCCCTGCCGGGTATCACACGCATACGGTTTGGCCTCATCCGGTTTCGCTCGCCACTACTCCCGGAATCACGGTTGTTTTCTCTTCCTGCGGGTACTGAGATGTTTCACTTCCCCGCGTTCCCTCCACATACCCTATGTGTTCAGGTATGGGTGACAGCCCATGACGACTGCCGGGTTTCCCCATTCGGACACCCCCGGATCAAAGCTCGGTTGACAGCTCCCCGGGGCCTATCGTGGCCTCCCACGTCCTTCATCGGTTCCTGATGCCAAGGCATCCACCGTGTGCCCTTAAAAACTTGGCCACAGATGCTCGCGTCCACTGTGCAGTTCTCAAACAACGACCAGCCACCCATCACCCCGCTCCGAAGAACGAGTGCACTGGGACCGGCACTGAAGTACAGCCTCACGGCCGTGCCTTCAGACACCCAACAGCGTGCCCGACCCGATTCCATGAGATGCACGTTCCACGCCGAAGCAGTACTTGTGTCCCTCACCGAACCGTGCCGAATAGTCAACGTTCCACCCATGAGCAACCACCGCCGGACATTTGCCGACGAAATGGTCTCTGGACACCAGTGGTGTCTAGATGCTCCTTAGAAAGGAGGTGATCCAGCCGCACCTTCCGGTACGGCTACCTTGTTACGACTTCGTCCCAATCGCCAGTCCCACCTTCGACAGCTCCCTCCCACAAGGGGTTGGGCCACCGGCTTCGGGTGTTACCGACTTTCGTGACGTGACGGGCGGTGTGTACAAGGCCCGGGAACGTATTCACCGCAGCAATGCTGATCTGCGATTACTAGCAACTCCGACTTCATGGGGTCGAGTTGCAGACCCCAATCCGAACTGAGACCGGCTTTTTGAGATTCGCTCCGCCTCACGACATCGCAGCTCATTGTACCGGCCATTGTAGCACGTGTGCAGCCCAAGACATAAGGGGCATGATGACTTGACGTCGTCCCCACCTTCCTCCGAGTTGACCCCGGCAGTCTCCTGTGAGTCCCCACCACCCCGAAGGGCGTGCTGGCAACACAGAACAAGGGTTGCGCTCGTTGCGGGACTTAACCCAACATCTCACGACACGAGCTGACGACAGCCATGCACCACCTGTATACCGACCACAAGGGGGCACCATCTCTGATGCTTTCCGGTATATGTCAAGCCTTGGTAAGGTTCTTCGCGTTGCGTCGAATTAAGCCACATGCTCCGCTGCTTGTGCGGGCCCCCGTCAATTCCTTTGAGTTTTAGCCTTGCGGCCGTACTCCCCAGGCGGGGAACTTAATGCGTTAGCTGCGGCACCGACGACGTGGAATGTCGCCAACACCTAGTTCCCAACGTTTACGGCGTGGACTACCAGGGTATCTAATCCTGTTCGCTCCCCACGCTTTCGCTCCTCAGCGTCAGTAATGGCCCAGAGATCCGCCTTCGCCACCGGTGTTCCTCCTGATATCTGCGCATTTCACCGCTACACCAGGAATTCCGATCTCCCCTACCACACTCTAGCCTGCCCGTATCGAATGCAGACCCGGGGTTAAGCCCCGGGCTTTCACATCCGACGTGACAAGCCGCCTACGAGCTCTTTACGCCCAATAATTCCGGACAACGCTCGCACCCTACGTATTACCGCGGCTGCTGGCACGTAGTTAGCCGGTGCTTCTTCTGCAGGTACCGTCACTTGCGCTTCTTCCCTGCTGAAAGAGGTTTACAACCCGAAGGCCGTCATCCCTCACGCGGCGTCGCTGCATCAGGCTTTCGCCCATTGTGCAATATTCCCCACTGCTGCCTCCCGTAGGAGTCTGGGCCGTGTCTCAGTCCCAGTGTGGCCGGTCGCCCTCTCAGGCCGGCTACCCGTCGTCGCCTTGGTAGGCCATTACCCCACCAACAAGCTGATAGGCCGCGGGCTCATCCTTCACCGCCGGAGCTTTTAACCCCCGCCCATGCAGGCAGGAGTGTTATCCGGTATTAGACCCCGTTTCCAGGGCTTGTCCCAGAGTGAAGGGCAGATTGCCCACGTGTTACTCACCCGTTCGCCACTAATCCACCCCGAAGGGCTTCATCGTTCGACTTGCATGTGTTAAGCACGCCGCCAGCGTTCGTCCTGAGCCAGGATCAAACTCTCCGTGAATGTTTACCCGTGATCGGGTGAACACATCGGAAGAGCGGAACAGCCACCATCGGAATAAGACGGTGTGTTCCTGCGTCCTCGCTAGTGTTTGCCTGCTTGCCGCATGGGCCAGCAGGACTTCAAAGGAACCTCAACTTGCCGAAGCAAGTCGGGGTATCAACATATTTGGCGTTGACTTTTGGCACGCTGTTGAGTTCTCAAGGAACGGACGCTTCCTTTGTACTCACCCTCGCGGGCTTTCCTCCGGACGTTTCGTTCGGTGTTTCTTGTTTTGCTTTGTTCTTGCGTTTCCGACTCTATCAGACTGTTTCCAGTGCCGATTTCCTCGGTGCTTTCCAGGTTCTTCGCTTTCGCGTTTTCCCTTTCCGGCGGTTCCGACTTTATCAGAAGTTCTGAGTCGGAATTTCCACCCGCCTCGGGGCAGACAGACACGCGAACGTGCGCTGCTTCCCGTTGAGGTGGAGTCGTAAACGTACTGGAGCGGGGTGCCCCGATGCAAATCGAGGTGCCCCGCTCCAGGAGATGAGGTAGTGAGACCTCGGTCAGACCTCGACGACGACCGGAAGGATCATCGGGCGACGGCGGTAGGTGTCGGACACCCACTTGCCCACCGAACGGCGGATGAGCTGCTGGATCTGGTGCGCTTCCATCACTCCGTCGGCCGCCGAGCGGAGGAGGGACTCCTCGATCTTCGGCGTGACGGCGTTGAACGCGGCGTCGTCGATGCCGGAGCCGCGGGCGTGGAAGGTCGGGCCGCCGACGATCTTGCCGGTGGAGCTGTCGACCACGACGAAGACCGAGATGAAGCCCTCGTCGCCGAGGATGCGGCGGTCCTTGAGGTGGGTCTCCGTGACATCGCCGACGGAAAGGCCGTCGACGTACACGTAACCGGCCTGGACCTTGCCGACGATCTTGGCGCGGCCGTCGATCAGGTCGACCACCACGCCGTCCTCGGCGATGACGATGTGGTCCTTGCGGACGCCGGTGAGGGCGCCCAGCTCGGCGTTGGCGCGCAGGTGGCGCCATTCGCCGTGGACCGGCATCAGGTTCTTCGGCTTGCAGATGTTGTAGAAGTACAACAGCTCGCCGGCCGAGGCGTGGCCCGAGACGTGCACCTTGGCGTTGCCCTTGTGGACGACGTTGGCGCCCCAGCGGGTCAGGCCGTTGATGACGCGGTAGACCGCGTTCTCGTTGCCCGGGATGAGGGACGAGGCCAGGATGACCGTGTCGCCGGGGACGATGCGGATCTGGTGGTCGCGGTTGGCCATCCGGGAGAGGGCGGCCATCGGCTCGCCCTGCGAGCCGGTGCAGACGAGAACCACTTCTTCGTCCGGCAGGTCGTCGAGGGTCTTCACGTCGACGACCAGACCGCCGGGGACCTTCAGGTAGCCGAGGTCGCGGGCGATGCCCATGTTGCGGACCATCGAGCGGCCGACGAAGGCGACGCGGCGGCCGTACTCGTGGGCGGCGTCCAGGATCTGCTGGATGCGGTGCACGTGGCTGGCGAAGCTCGCGACGATGATGCGCTTCTCGGCGCTCGCGAAGACGTTCCGCAGCACGTTGGAGATGTCGCGCTCGGGCGGGACGAAGCCGGGAACCTCGGCGTTCGTGGAGTCCGAGAGGAGGAGGTCGATGCCCTCTTCGCTCAGACGCGCGAAGGCGTGCAGGTCGGTGAGGCGACCGTCCAGCGGGAGCTGGTCCATCTTGAAGTCGCCGGTGCAGACGACCATGCCCGCGGGGGTACGGATGGCGACGGCCAGCGCGTCCGGGATGGAGTGGTTGACCGCGACGAACTCGCAGTCGAAGGGGCCGAGCCGCTCGCGCTCGCCCTCGGCGACTTCGAGGGTGTACGGGCGGATGCGGTGCTCCTGGAGCTTCGCCTCGATCAGGGCGAGGGTCAGCTTGGAGCCGATCAGCGGGATGTCCGGCTTGAGGCGCAGGAGGTAGGGAACGCCTCCGATGTGGTCCTCGTGGCCGTGGGTCAGGACGATGCCCTCGATGTCGTCGAGGCGGTCCTTGATCGAGGTGAAGTCCGGCAGGATCAGGTCGATGCCGGGCTGCTCCTCCTCGGGGAAGAGGACGCCGCAGTCGACGACGAGGAGGCGACCGTCGAATTCGAAGACGGTCATGTTGCGGCCGATCTCGCCGAGACCGCCCAACGGGGTGACGCGGAGGCCGCCCTTGGCCAGCTTCGGGGGGGCGCCGAGTTCGGGGTGCGGATGACTCAAAAGACTCTCCTTACCACGCGCGCCACGGAGCTCTGAGGAGTGTGGCGTGCATGTCATGACGTGCGCGGACGGCACGTGTGGGGGTGGGATGGGGGGCGTTCGCCCGGTGGTGCTCGGTGGTGCTTGTTCAGTTGTGAAGTCTGTGTTTAAAGCTGTACCCCGCCGGCGGCGAGATCGATCTTGAGCTGGTGGGTCTCGTCCGGGGAGAGCTCGACCAGGGGGAGGCGGAGCGGACCTGCGGGCAGGCCCTGGAGGGCGAGCGCGGCCTTGGTGGTGATGACGCCCTGGGTGCGGAACATGCCGGTGAAGACCGGGAGGAGTTTCTGGTGGAGTTCCGTGGCCTTCTGGACGTCACCGGTGAGGTGCGCGTCGAGGAGGCTGCGGAGTTCCGGGGTGACGACGTGACCGACGACGGAGACGAAGCCGCAGGCGCCGACGGAGAGCAGGGGGAGGTTGAGCATGTCGTCGCCGGAGTACCAGGCGAGGCCGGAGCGGGCGATGGCCCAGCTGGCGCGGCCCAGGTCGCCCTTGGCGTCCTTGTTGGCGACGATCCGGGGGTGCTCGGCGAGGCGGACGATCGTCTCGGTGTTGATCGGGACGCCGCTGCGGCCGGGGATGTCGTACAGCATCACCGGGAGCCCGGTGGCGTCGGCGATGGCGGTGAAGTGCCGGTACAGGCCCTCCTGCGGGGGCTTGTTGTAGTACGGCGTCACCGCGAGGAGGCCGTGGGCGCCGACCTGCTCGGCGGCGCGGGCCAGCTCAAGGCTGTGGTGGGTGTTGTTGGTGCCGACTCCGGCGATGACGTGGGCGCGGTCGCCGACCGCTTCCAGTACAGCCCGTACGAGGTCGTTTTTCTCCGCGTCACTGGTGGTCGGGGACTCGCCGGTGGTGCCGTTGACGACGAGACCGTCGTTGCCTGCGTCCACCAGATGGGTGGCGAGCCGCTGTGCGCCGTCGAGGTCGAGTGCGCCGTCCGCCGTGAAGGGCGTGACCATGGCGGTGAGGACCCGCCCGAAGGGGGTCTGCGGAGTGGAGATCGGAGCCATGGGTAACACGCTACTCGCTGCTCAGCGCGGGGTGTCCCCTCGGGGGGACAGCTGGGAGGGGGGAACTGGGGGGAAGTGGACACCGGCACTGCCTGCTCGGGGGTTCAGGCAGTGCCGGGTCCGTTTGATCAGCCTAGATGAACTTCTCGAAACGCCGCAATACGGACACCTCGTGCGGCCCATCCGTACATCTGTGCCTGCGGGGAGCTACGGAGCGACGCGGCCGTTCTTGTTGAAGGCGGCGTGGGTCAGCGGCATGAGCTGAGCCCAGTGGGCCTCCATCTGCTCGCCGACCATCTCGATCTCGCGCTGCGGGAAGGAGGGCACCTTGGCCAGCTCGTGCTGGGTGCGCAGGCCGAGGAAGTGCATCAGGGAGCGCGCGTTGCAGGTGGCGTACATCGAGGAGAACAGGCCCACCGGCAGGGCCGCGCGAGCGACCTCGCGGGCGACGCCGG
This is a stretch of genomic DNA from Streptomyces sp. NBC_00237. It encodes these proteins:
- the dapA gene encoding 4-hydroxy-tetrahydrodipicolinate synthase, whose protein sequence is MAPISTPQTPFGRVLTAMVTPFTADGALDLDGAQRLATHLVDAGNDGLVVNGTTGESPTTSDAEKNDLVRAVLEAVGDRAHVIAGVGTNNTHHSLELARAAEQVGAHGLLAVTPYYNKPPQEGLYRHFTAIADATGLPVMLYDIPGRSGVPINTETIVRLAEHPRIVANKDAKGDLGRASWAIARSGLAWYSGDDMLNLPLLSVGACGFVSVVGHVVTPELRSLLDAHLTGDVQKATELHQKLLPVFTGMFRTQGVITTKAALALQGLPAGPLRLPLVELSPDETHQLKIDLAAGGVQL
- a CDS encoding ribonuclease J gives rise to the protein MSHPHPELGAPPKLAKGGLRVTPLGGLGEIGRNMTVFEFDGRLLVVDCGVLFPEEEQPGIDLILPDFTSIKDRLDDIEGIVLTHGHEDHIGGVPYLLRLKPDIPLIGSKLTLALIEAKLQEHRIRPYTLEVAEGERERLGPFDCEFVAVNHSIPDALAVAIRTPAGMVVCTGDFKMDQLPLDGRLTDLHAFARLSEEGIDLLLSDSTNAEVPGFVPPERDISNVLRNVFASAEKRIIVASFASHVHRIQQILDAAHEYGRRVAFVGRSMVRNMGIARDLGYLKVPGGLVVDVKTLDDLPDEEVVLVCTGSQGEPMAALSRMANRDHQIRIVPGDTVILASSLIPGNENAVYRVINGLTRWGANVVHKGNAKVHVSGHASAGELLYFYNICKPKNLMPVHGEWRHLRANAELGALTGVRKDHIVIAEDGVVVDLIDGRAKIVGKVQAGYVYVDGLSVGDVTETHLKDRRILGDEGFISVFVVVDSSTGKIVGGPTFHARGSGIDDAAFNAVTPKIEESLLRSAADGVMEAHQIQQLIRRSVGKWVSDTYRRRPMILPVVVEV